One genomic window of Anoplolepis gracilipes chromosome 5, ASM4749672v1, whole genome shotgun sequence includes the following:
- the Zfh2 gene encoding zinc finger homeobox protein 3 isoform X3, translating to MPSSEPHPLYHLQHHNISPSHIQQHTPSAIEHQLFQQLVAVHHHQQQQQRQQQHGGPFQNSTYAQQKQEMSPEEEGGRGGGSPPAAGAVLHQPHHPRTASPPSGTEPCTRDAIPTPTPIADTTTTTTTTMTMQSQGQQQQQGPSPSPSPTGGDVEKFDGKIVYNPDGSAYIFEGESELSEDDSLPDGCIVDGRGVSVPHSLVFPQIANAYYVSRLYAHQAYQQQQQQQQQRSTAQQHNPDLPVMHSYRVISYRSAEGSKQQATPKFTAPPSPASVPIKPILMCFICKLSFGYAKSFVAHAQGEHQLTLMEDERQILSQSTASAIIQAVGRGKQPLVSFLEPVTNLACPQALPAQLPSQQQQQRNESNEHETTTTNTPASTPSVPSSPQQQQQQTQRPSPSTPTTPTSHSNHPLTYNHQQHQWTGAQVSAVSWAKAPDVMHYSSPPPSASSAKGSPSSYALTHPQNPPSYSGGTTIGVCADHMQGRPSGVECGRCELILATSRLASAGGPLAGIHSRNSCKTLKCPKCNWHYKYQETLEIHMKEKHPENETSCIYCIAGQPHPRLARGETYTCGYKPYRCEVCNYSTTTKGNLSIHMQSDKHLNNMQELQQGSGGSTATSNPSSSQEAPMPTRSPHHQQNHNPHLAAQSSNQSKPKHSFRCDVCNYETNVARNLRIHMTSEKHTHNSLVLHQNIKHMQTLSVLSQHHQAQQHHQQAQQHQQQLEQLLHLGGLDKPQHAEAALADMAYNQALLIQMMTGGPLPQQLPPEIMANMAAMTNLGGDVGLSPDSMEPPPEPADQDPSHLYHCCVCNNFATDSLEALGHHLAIDRTRTREGEILTVLNAHFICKLCSYKTNLKANFQLHCKTDKHLQRLQHVNHVKEGGPRNEWKLKYLASPTSAAQLRCHACDYYTNSAHKLALHAASPRHEAAALLLRHLIEASNNIQNPAKVYHCALCTFNTKHRLPLLQHVKSMRHFQMEQLHQLHRRSSLQGNETPHTDISDVFQVLSDPDAPSTQQPSPTTPTTPNATSSNNERREEGSECGSEVKQEPDNDPEPEVEPENDQDEITCLYCTYQPTSREELRQHLQVAHVDSEEKTETMKEEPTPELLCPLCQDGFKERPALEKHVMQIHSVNTDGLQRLLLLVDQSHWLNNPRNTSTPAVTVATTPTSPTTTTKPHQEEDMSERSGNDDIEEVTRTVCTVCGRTYRSPEDLQQHHRENHPATMLTLAVSEKHVYKYRCGQCSLAFKTLEKVQQHSQYHAIRDATKCTLCGRSFRSVQALQRHLESTHDLHEDDLLQYKQNLHAHPLFQALTEETLKRQNLFSEQNTEDDAGRGDEEESDASDSSPGGKEQRLLEDYLNSQTMAEDSYQDANRKFKCHRCKVAFTRQSYLTGHNKTLLHRKGEKMSYPMEKYLDPNRPYKCDVCKESFTQKNILLVHYNSVSHLHKLKRAMVQEQGNNTLISVVPPASPTESPDSQQDQDKKPYKCNICKVAYSQGSTLDIHMRSVLHQTRTSKLQDLAASGQVDLARPLIEQPSPTSPTSSPVNSNTSNASGMLCCSRCSALFVNQEQLATHQQLYCIFSNPLALFQQLAASQQMTSSTPPTKTPPPTSTTPGPQQHMQQATQHSSQDILSQPRHKTSQMYKHLLESFGFDLVMQFNENHQRRQRKEEEAAAALQAQQEQQKQEQQKQALAAQAAQEKEEEADEAQMDDDVIPELTRSTCQHCNKEFSSVWVLKAHCEEVHRDLVPREFLEKYAQQFKCEYEKKSVVVTVATSSSTTTAPRSSTPAAAQPQDLSSDKESREKEKEESTECKERISRTPEATSTTPTTTPALSNTPVSSTDSATPTVLPTNSHHISQQQQSQQTQQQQQQQHSQLTFAQQMSEMQAALNAMAASQLQQHLQQYPGLMMGMMGLPFSLNVPALAAMNLQPPLVPMMLPPPPYDGAAAAAYPPINQADLLAKQHLALQQQQAAAAANAAASQKRARTRITDEQLKILRGHFDINNSPGEEQILEMAAQSGLPPKVIKHWFRNTLFKERQRNKDSPYNFNNPPSTTLNLEEYEKTGEAKVTPLNSSVSGSSSDDKSPNKQVTPPPMQNASTSQLTEIKQEMPEQLQCQQQQQIQQHQEEQQHHSPGSSGGQQSRPHSPALSMSSVFSGIHHDVSSHPPSTTNAPSTPMLPPKLAPQNFANPTPGTGNVVSNAIVGMALTPQRSLSPGRGPTDYSFGGNSNGSNTSGGSSGKRANRTRFTDYQIKVLQEFFENNAYPKDDDLEYLSKLLGLSPRVIVVWFQNARQKARKVYENQPAAEPVTAGGRENDDGSGRFQRTPGLNYQCKKCLLVFQRYYELIRHQKTHCFKEEDAKRSAQAQAAAAQVAAVLSSEDSNSSSTTTTNNTVANNPSAAPALTEQLQQPLNTATPPHQHQQQTLSQTHQQSQQQSQQQQSQQQQSQTESKESSYQCEKCNLVFGRFELWREHQLVHIMNPSLFPPNYPPDTPFGILQQQALNATSGVTTDTPHPLIAMMQKRKYEDSEEGTGSDNRLNSEHNEQPKDKRLRTTILPEQLDYLYQKYQIESNPSRKMLETIAREVGLKKRVVQVWFQNTRARERKGQFRAHSQVINKRCPFCPALFKVKSALESHLSSKHADQVARGEVNIDNIPDEELSMESAPSNSSTAHMMPPLFPPLNSDMEAIKSIKTTYYEEMKRYFSELANASNGKQDLPSIANHQNIFSSGGESPLDLSKPVDLSRPMKLTLGSLSSLLEEQHSLNTAAHFRGGSDCGPLTDLSERSICDDDSMSETTEFLDDESGPASPASSTQSSRQGPASGSTGNTSGPPVTSAQSSGGNSTGQSGGKRYRTQMSGTQVKVMKSLFSDYKTPTMAECEMLGREIGLPKRVVQVWFQNARAKEKKARLAAGLPAESSAIQPHRGPTGPDECRLCSVRYSAKTPLQEHVFSRRHIESVRVAVEEGSLVPPTPGAPIVPGNGGGNSGGPGISNSPVVATTSQQISQQQQSDENMMYGSVFLHPTAMFQSQQQQQQQQHPAGATASAASTTTVSAVQVDHAGQALSQPQSRPGHQQVSTINIFQSYQCIQLPPDRTTT from the exons ATGCCCTCCAGTGAGCCTCATCCCCTGTACCACCTTCAGCACCATAATATTTCTCCGTCGCATATACAGCAACACACGCCGAGCGCGATCGAGCATCAATTATTTCAGCAGCTGGTGGCGGTTCATCATcatcagcagcagcaacagcgaCAGCAGCAACACGGCGGGCCCTTTCAAAATTCCACGTACGCGCAACAGAAGCAGGAGATGAGCCCGGAGGAGGAGGGGGGTCGAGGGGGTGGGTCCCCCCCGGCGGCTGGGGCTGTGCTACACCAGCCCCACCACCCCCGCACGGCCAGTCCACCTTCGGGCACGGAACCCTGCACTCGCGACGCGATACCGACACCTACACCTATCGCGgacaccaccaccaccacgaCCACTACTATGACGATGCAATCGCAGGgtcagcagcaacagcaagGCCCTAGTCCGAGTCCGAGTCCGACAGGCGGCGATGTGGAGAAATTCGACGGTAAGATCGTCTATAATCCGGATGGGTCGGCCTACATCTTCGAGGGTGAGAGCGAACTCAGCGAAGATGACTCTCTACCCGACGGTTGTATAGTGGATGGGCGCGGTGTATCAGTTCCTCACTCTTTAGTTTTTCCGCAAATCGCGAACGCGTATTATGTATCGCGATTGTACGCGCATCAGGCCtatcaacaacaacaacaacagcagcaacaacGCTCGACCGCTCAACAGCACAATCCCGATCTTCCCGTGATGCATAGTTATCGGGTGATCAGTTACAGGAGCGCAGAGGGTAGTAAACAGCAAGCTACTCCCAAGTTCACGGCGCCACCATCGCCTGCATCAGTGCCCATCAAACCTATTTTAATGTGTTTCATATGCAAGCTCAGTTTTGGATACGCGAAGAGTTTCGTCGCGCACGCTCAGGGCGAGCATCAACTTACTTTAATGGAAGACGAACGACAAATACTCTCACAATCGACAGCGTCGGCCATCATTCAGGCTGTGGGTAGAGGAAAGCAGCCACTTGTTAGTTTCCTAGAGCCTGTCACGAATTTGGCTTGCCCTCAGGCGTTACCCGCGCAATTACCAAGTCAACAGCAACAACAGCGTAACGAGTCTAACGAACACGAGACAACGACAACGAACACACCGGCGAGTACACCTAGTGTACCTAGTAGTCctcaacagcagcagcaacagacGCAGCGACCCTCGCCGAGTACTCCCACAACACCGACGTCACACTCGAATCATCCTCTCACATACAATCATCAACAGCATCAATGGACCGGCGCACAAGTTAGTGCCGTATCCTGGGCCAAAGCTCCCGATGTCATGCATTATAGCTCACCACCGCCGTCGGCTTCGTCAGCTAAAGGATCTCCATCTTCATACGCACTTACTCACCCTCAGAATCCGCCAAGTTACAGTGGCGGTACCACGATAGGTGTGTGTGCGGATCACATGCAAGGCAGGCCAAGCGGAGTAGAGTGCGGTAGGTGTGAATTGATATTAGCTACGAGTCGACTCGCCAGTGCCGGCGGACCGCTCGCTGGCATTCACAGCCGAAACTCTTGTAAAACCCTGAAATGTCCTAAATGTAACTGGCACTACAAGTATCAAGAAACTCTTGAGATacatatgaaagaaaaacatcCGGAAAACGAAACATCCTGCATCTATTGCATCGCAGGTCAACCGCATCCCAGGTTAGCACGTGGTGAAACCTACACCTGTGGCTACAAACCATACAGATGCGAAGTGTGCAATTATTCTACTACGACAAAAGGCAATCTCAGTATACACATGCAGAGTGACAAGCATCTCAACAACATGCAAGAATTGCAACAGGGCAGTGGGGGTAGCACCGCTACCAGCAACCCCTCCTCGTCTCAGGAGGCGCCAATGCCGACGCGGAGTCCTCATCATCAACAGAATCACAATCCACACCTGGCTGCTCAGAGTAGTAATCAGAGTAAACCGAAGCATTCGTTTCGCTGCGACGTGTGCAACTACGAGACGAATGTCGCGCGGAATCTAAGAATACACATGACAAGCGAGAAACACACGCATAACTCACTCGTTTTGCATCAGAATATTAAGCACATGCAAACATTATCTGTGCTGTCCCAACATCATCAAGCGCAGCAGCATCATCAGCAAGCACAACAACATCAACAACAACTTGAACAATTGCTTCACTTAGGCGGTCTGGATAAACCGCAGCACGCGGAGGCGGCACTGGCTGATATGGCTTACAATCAAGCGCTTCTGATACAAATGATGACCGGCGGTCCATTACCACAACAGCTCCCGCCTGAAATCATGGCGAACATGGCTGCCATGACTAATCTTGGCGGCGATGTTGGACTTTCGCCGGACAGTATGGAACCACCACCGGAACCGGCCGACCAGGATCCCTCCCATCTCTATCACTGTTGTGTCTGCAACAACTTCGCGACGGATTCGCTCGAAGCTCTGGGCCATCATCTGGCCATTGATAGAACGAGAACTCGCGAGGGCGAGATACTTACGGTGTTAAACGcacattttatttgcaaactCTGTTCCTATAAAACCAATCTGAAAGCGAATTTCCAGCTGCATTGTAAGACTGATAAGCATCTGCAGCGGCTGCAACACGTGAACCACGTGAAAGAGGGTGGTCCACGTAACGAATGGAAACTCAAGTACTTGGCGTCACCCACGAGCGCCGCGCAACTGCGCTGCCACGCGTGCGATTACTACACTAACAGCGCCCATAAATTGGCTCTGCATGCAGCTTCGCCCAGACATGAAGCTGCGGCGCTTCTGCTCCGTCATCTTATTGAAGCGAGCAATAACATTCAAAATCCTGCGAAAGTATATCACTGTGCTCTGTGCACATTCAATACCAAGCACCGATTACCGCTTCTGCAACACGTGAAATCCATGCGACATTTTCAAATGGAGCAATTACATCAGCTTCATAGGAGAAGCAGCCTTCAAGGAAACGAGACTCCGCACACAGATATCAGCGATGTGTTTCAGGTACTGAGCGATCCTGATGCACCGAGCACGCAACAACCAAGCCCGACTACACCAACGACTCCGAACGCTACGAGCAGCAACAATG AACGACGAGAGGAAGGTAGTGAATGCGGTAGTGAAGTGAAACAAGAACCGGATAATGATCCAGAACCGGAAGTGGAGCCGGAGAATGATCAAGACGAAATTACGTGTCTATACTGTACGTATCAGCCGACATCGCGGGAAGAATTACGACAACATTTGCAAGTGGCTCACGTTGATTCGGAAGAGAAAACCGAAACAATGAAGGAAGAGCCGACGCCAGAATTATTATGCCCCTTGTGCCAAGATGGTTTCAAGGAACGTCCCGCTCTCGAGAAGCACGTGATGCAAATTCATTCCGTTAACACTGATGGCCTGCAGAGACTATTACTACTGGTGGATCAAAGTCATTGGCTGAATAATCCGAGGAATACTTCAACGCCGGCTGTAACAGTTGCAACGACGCCAACGTCGCCCACGACAACGACGAAACCTCATCAGGAAGAAGACATGAGCGAACGGAGTGGCAACGATGACATCGAGGAAGTCACCAGGACTGTGTGTACTGTGTGTGGTCGAACGTATCGCTCTCCCGAAGACCTTCAGCAACATCACAGAGAAAATCATCCAGCTACTATGCTCACTTTAGCAGTTAGCGAGAAACATGTTTACAAATATCGTTGCGGACAATGCAGTCTCGCTTTCAAGACTTTGGAGAAGGTTCAACAACACTCCCAGTACCATGCGATTAGAGACGCAACCAAATGCACTCTCTGCGGACGATCTTTTCGTTCGGTTCAAGCACTTCAGAGACACTTGGAATCTACTCATGATCTCCATGAAGACGATTTACTTCAGTACAAGCAAAACTTACATGCACATCCATTGTTTCAAGCGCTCACAGAAGAAACGTTAAAGAGACAAAACTTATTTAGCGAACAGAATACGGAAGATGACGCCGGTAGAGGTGACGAAGAGGAAAGTGATGCTAGTGATTCGTCCCCGGGAGGAAAGGAACAACGTCTATTAGaggattatttaaatagtcAAACAATGGCAGAAGATTCTTATCAGGATGCTAACCGAAAATTCAAATGTCATCGATGTAAGGTGGCTTTCACACGTCAGAGCTATCTCACTGGTCATAACAAGACTTTATTGCATCGCAAAGGTGAAAAAATGTCTTATCCAATGGAAAAATATCTGGACCCTAACAGACCGTACAAGTGCGATGTTTGCAAGGAGAGCTTCACACAGAAGAACATACTTCTCGTGCACTACAACAGCGTGAGCCACTTGCACAAGCTAAAGCGAGCGATGGTGCAGGAGCAAGGTAACAATACGTTGATCTCAGTAGTACCTCCGGCCAGCCCGACCGAGTCGCCCGATTCTCAGCAGGATCAGGACAAAAAACCTTACAAATGCAACATCTGCAAAGTCGCGTATAGTCAGGGTAGCACCTTGGATATTCACATGAGAAGTGTTCTTCACCAAACGCGTACTAGTAAACTGCAGGATCTTGCAGCGAGCGGTCAGGTAGACCTTGCTCGGCCATTGATTGAGCAGCCATCGCCGACAAGCCCGACTAGTTCACCTGTTAATAGTAACACTAGTAATGCAAGTGGAATGCTTTGCTGTTCCCGCTGCAGTGCTCTGTTTGTAAATCAAGAACAATTGGCAACGCATCAACAACTATACTGTATTTTTAGTAATCCACTGGCATTATTTCAACAATTGGCTGCATCACAGCAAATGACTTCATCTACTCCGCCTACTAAGACACCGCCTCCTACATCCACGACGCCAGGACCACAACAACACATGCAGCAAGCCACGCAGCATTCGTCGCAGGACATTCTTTCCCAACCGCGACATAAAACCTCGCAAATGTACAAACATCTCTTGGAGAGCTTCGGCTTCGATCTCGTCATGCAGTTCAACGAGAATCACCAAAGACGGCAACGCAAGGAAGAGGAAGCGGCCGCTGCTCTTCAAGCGCAGCAAGAACAACAAAAGCAGGAGCAGCAGAAGCAAGCTCTCGCTGCTCAAGCCGcgcaagagaaagaggaggaagCCGATGAGGCTCAAATGGATGATGACGTAATACCTGAACTTACACGCAGCACTTGCCAGCActgtaataaagaatttagCAGTGTTTGGGTTCTGAAGGCTCATTGTGAAGAAGTCCATCGAGATCTTGTACCACGCGAGTTCCTTGAAAAGTATGCACAGCAGTTCAAGTGTGAATACGAGAAGAAAAGCGTGGTAGTGACTGTCGCGACGTCCTCATCAACCACTACGGCGCCTAGAAGCTCTACTCCCGCTGCTGCACAACCACAAGATCTCAGCTCTGATAAGGAATCgcgcgaaaaagaaaaagaggagagCACTGAATGCAAGGAACGTATTAGTCGAACACCAGAAGCCACGTCGACCACTCCAACGACGACTCCGGCATTGAGTAACACTCCTGTTTCAAGTACAGATTCTGCGACGCCGACTGTATTGCCTACCAATTCGCATCATATTTCACAACAGCAGCAGTCACAACAGAcacagcagcaacaacagcagcaacaTTCACAACTTACATTTGCTCAACAAATGTCCGAAATGCAAGCTGCTTTGAATGCAATGGCGGCGTCGCAACTACAGCAGCATCTGCAACAATATCCCGGATTGATGATGGGAATGATGGGATTACCATTCTCATTGAATGTACCTGCTTTAGCAGCCATGAACTTACAGCCGCCTTTAGTGCCAATGATGTTACCACCACCACCGTATGATGGTGCCGCTGCCGCCGCATATCCACCAATTAATCAAGCAGATCTTCTTGCTAAGCAGCATCTTGCACTTCAACAACAACAGGCGGCGGCAGCA GCGAACGCAGCTGCATCACAGAAACGAGCGCGTACGCGTATCACTGATGAACAACTAAAGATACTACGCGGGCATTTTGATATCAATAATTCTCCCGGTGAGGAACAAATTTTGGAAATGGCCGCTCAGAGCGGTTTGCCGCCTAAAGTTATAAAACATTGGTTCCGAAATACGTTATTCAAGGAGAGACAACGTAACAAGGATAGTccttataatttcaataatccGCCAAGTACCACTCTGAATCTCGAGGAGTATGAAAAGACCGGTGAAGCGAAAGTGACCCCGTTAAATTCTAGCGTATCTGGTAGTTCCTCCGATGATAAAAGTCCAAATAAGCAAGTCACGCCTCCACCTATGCAAAATGCGAGCACATCGCAACTCACCGAGATTAAGCAGGAGATGCCGGAGCAATTACAATGTCAACAACAACAGCAAATTCAACAACATCAAGAAGAGCAACAACATCATTCGCCTGGTAGTTCGGGTGGCCAACAATCACGACCGCATTCTCCTGCGCTCAGTATGAGTTCTGTATTCTCGGGCATCCATCATGACGTTTCGTCTCATCCCCCATCAACCACAAATGCTCCGAGTACTCCAATGTTACCGCCGAAACTTGCGCCTCAAAACTTTGCCAATCCCACTCCAGGAACAGGTAATGTAGTGTCGAACGCGATCGTTGGTATGGCACTTACACCGCAGAGATCTCTGAGCCCGGGCCGCGGACCAACAGATTATTCTTTCGGCGGCAACAGTAATGGCAGCAATACTTCCGGCGGCAGTTCCGGAAAACGTGCCAATCGAACGAGATTTACcgattatcaaataaaagttcTTCAAGAATTTTTTGAGAATAATGCTTATCCGAAGGATGATGATTTAGAGTACCTCAGTAAGCTTCTCGGGTTGAGTCCACGTGTGATTGTGGTATGGTTTCAAAATGCCAGACAAAAGGCGCGTAAAGTCTACGAGAATCAACCCGCCGCTGAGCCTGTAACAGCGGGTGGACGCGAAAATGACGATGGTTCTGGTAGATTTCAAAGAACACCGGGATTAAACtatcaatgtaaaaaatgcCTGTTAGTATTTCAACGATATTACGAGCTTATACGCCATCAGAAGACACACTGCTTCAAAGAGGAAGACGCCAAAAGAAGTGCGCAAGCTCAGGCTGCGGCGGCTCAAGTTGCCGCGGTTCTAAGTTCCGAAGACAGTAACAGTAGCTCTACCACAACTACAAATAATACGGTAGCCAACAATCCGTCGGCCGCTCCTGCGCTCACCGAACAGTTACAACAACCATTGAATACCGCTACGCCTCCTCATCAACATCAGCAGCAGACTCTGTCTCAAACGCATCAACAGTCCCAGCAGCAGTCGCAACAGCAGCAGTCGCAACAACAGCAGTCACAAACGGAATCGAAGGAAAGTAGCTATCAGTGTGAGAAATGCAACTTGGTGTTCGGACGATTCGAGCTTTGGCGCGAGCATCAGCTAGTACATATCATGAACCCGTCCCTGTTTCCGCCAAATTATCCACCTGATACACCTTTCGGAATTCTGCAGCAGCAAGCACTTAATGCTACCTCCGGAGTTACAACGGACACCCCGCATCCGCTCATCGCCATGATGCAGAAAAGAAAATACGAGGACTCTGAGGAGGGAACGGGCAGTGACAACCGTTTAAACTCGGAACATAACGAGCAACCAAAGGACAAACGTTTACGAACCACGATACTCCCGGAACAACTGGATTATCTCTATCAAAAGTACCAGATCGAGTCCAATCCGTCGAGGAAAATGCTGGAAACGATCGCCCGCGAGGTTGGCTTGAAGAAACGTGTGGTGCAAGTGTGGTTCCAGAATACACGTGCTCGCGAACGCAAGGGTCAATTTCGCGCTCACAGTCAAGTGATCAACAAGCGTTGTCCGTTCTGTCCGGCACTGTTCAAAGTAAAGTCCGCTCTGGAATCGCATCTTAGCAGTAAGCACGCCGATCAGGTAGCTCGCGGTGAAGTAAACATCGACAACATCCCGGACGAGGAGCTCTCGATGGAATCCGCTCCTTCAAATTCTAGCACTGCTCATATGATGCCACCGCTGTTTCCACCGCTCAATAGTGACATGGAGGCTATAAAATCTATCAAAACTACTTATTACGAGGAAATGAAGCGATACTTTAGCGAGTTAGCGAACGCTAGTAATGGAAAGCAAGATTTACCATCAATAGCGAATCATCAAAACATTTTCAGCAGTGGCGGCGAATCACCCTTGGATTTGAGTAAACCGGTCGATCTCAGTCGACCCATGAAACTGACTCTGGGCAGTCTAAGTAGCCTTCTCGAAGAGCAACACTCTCTCAACACTGCCGCTCACTTCCGCGGCGGCAGCGACTGTGGACCCTTGACTGATTTATCCGAACGCAGTATCTGCGACGACGATAGCATGAGTGAAACCACGGAATTCCTAGACGATGAAAGTGGCCCGGCGAGTCCGGCTTCGAGTACTCAGAGCTCGAGGCAAGGACCCGCTAGCGGAAGCACCGGGAATACATCTGGGCCGCCAGTGACCAGCGCACAGTCTAGCGGCGGGAACAGCACTGGTCAATCCGGCGGCAAACGGTACCGCACGCAGATGTCAGGCACCCAGGTGAAAGTGATGAAGTCGCTGTTCTCGGATTACAAGACACCGACGATGGCCGAATGTGAGATGCTCGGCCGCGAAATTGGCCTGCCGAAGCGAGTGGTCCAG GTGTGGTTCCAGAATGCTCGTGCCAAGGAGAAAAAAGCCAGGCTGGCGGCGGGTCTGCCGGCCGAGAGCTCAGCCATTCAACCGCATCGCGGACCGACAGGACCGGACGAATGCAGACTTTGCTCTGTGCGCTACTCGGCAAAGACCCCGCTGCAGGAACATGTCTTCTCGCGGCGGCACATCGAATCGGTACGCGTCGCCGTCGAAGAGGGTAGTCTGGTGCCACCGACTCCCGGGGCACCGATCGTGCCCGGAAACGGTGGTGGCAACAGTGGCGGTCCTGGAATCAGCAATTCCCCGGTAGTTGCCACTACCAGTCAACAAATCAGCCAGCAACAACAGTCGGACGAAAATATGATGTACGGATCCGTGTTCCTCCATCCCACGGCAATGTTCCAGtcgcagcagcagcagcagcagcagcagcatccTGCCGGTGCTACAGCCAGCGCAGCTAGCACCACTACCG